CTGAAAAGATATAACCATTTAAAATAACTAGGTGAAACCTCGTGCCTTGCAGCGGGTGTTTGGTatgataataaaaattagaaataatgtgtaagataaCTAGACAATAGAAACTTGCAtaagctgatttttttttttaggaaaccgacggcaggagctctgccggAATTTgatttgagaaaagaaaatccGTGCAATACAGACCAGAGCGAGCAAAATAAAAATACAGATCAAGGTGGCTTAAAAGCCGAGCTACGAAGGTCTATTTCCTGCTTGACAAAGTAAGCTACGTCCCTCTCTGATCTAACAGAACTATTGaaaattctattattcctttccAACCAAATATTCCACCATGTTGTGAGGAGATCTCCTCTTGTTTTCAGCTTTTGCTCATTTGAACCTTGACGATCGATTTCAGTCCACCAGTTGGATGTTCCACCTGTGGATTGAGCATTTCCTCCTGCCAAGTTTAGCCATGAGCAAACAAGGTTCCATACTTGCCTGACGAATGGACATTCACTGAACAAGTGATTTGTGTCCTCAAAAGCACATGTGCAGAGGCAACATATCCAATTGCATGGCCAATGTCTCATGAGAAGGTTTTGCGCAGTGAGAGTTTTCTGATGAAGAACAAGCCATCCAAAAAAGAGTGATGCTCCGGTGCAATATACTTGAAGTATTATACTCCGAGTAGAATTAATCTGGACCGTTTATTTTAAAGGGTAGGTAAGTAATCTTCTAATATCCTTTAGGGGTAATTTTGGTAGGGGGTGTTTTGTTCGGTGcgcatcttcggttcgcatcgGTTCACATCGTAGGTGTGGACTCCGTCGCGCTATTCCTTCCCCGGCGTCACCGCCTTGCCCGCATCCGTCCGtatcgctcgccgtcgccgccttgtcCGCCTCCTCAGTCGCCGTCCCTCTCCTCCGCCCGCGTCGCCTTATCCGCCCCCTCCGTCGCagtccgcctcccccgcccttCCCGCCCTCACCGCTGTCTCCAGTCCCTCCGGCGCCGTCCGTCGGCCCggccatctccccctcccccttcggTTCGCATCTGGTCGGAGGCAGGCACCGGCAGGCGGCAGCGCGCCCGGCGGCTATTCCTCCTGGCAGGCGGCGTCGCGGCTGGTGGCGCGGTGCGTCGCGTCTGTTCGacgcaggcggcggcgtggcctgCGGCGCTGGTAGTGGCTGGGTGCGGCGAAATCATCAGGTAGGTAGTGGCAATCTTGTTTTTCAGTTCAATAGCAGTTGAACTTGCCGAAATGGGACTAATGTGTTACCTGAATTGCTGAatctaaatctgaaaattttcttCTGGATTTTAAAAGCTATTGTTTTTGTAAATACCAGTCCATAAAATTAGTTGTTTCCCATCGATGTTTTCATATCACATCACTGGTCAGAAGTAGAAAACAGCACATTCCCTTCGGTATATTTGGTTATACACATTGATATTTGATTCGTTTCTGTCAGTTTGATGCTTCAGTGGTGATGTTAACATGTCCTACAGAGTAGCAAGTGCAAAATGCATCTTTGAGTGAAAAACATATCTGCCAATGTTGAATCATTAGGATTCAATAAAGATGACCTGATTCTTGTGAACGATGTGGCTTGTGCAAAATTATTTATCTGATAAACGAACTATAGAATACGGTGGAGATTTACTCAGTTTGTCAACGACTGTTATGTGTGTTAGTTCTTAACTGTACCGCATTGGCTCGccctctgtgtgtgtgtgtgtgttttacaAGTTATTACTGTTGTGCATGACTAGGAAATTTAGCTGTTAAAAGAACCACactttagtttttttcttgGTCATCATTAGCTTTTCCTGTCTCAGGTTGAGAAGTGGAATGAACAGAGGGAGAGTGGGACATTTGCAGGACCACTCTAAATCTCCTGTTTGAGAGTCTTCTCAGATCAGTCCGCTGCCCTCGTCGGTGTCACTGCTATCATCTGGTTGGAGTGGGACTCATTCGGGCGACGCTCCGGTGCAATATACTTGAAGTATTCTACTTCGAGTAGAATTAATCTGAACCCTTTATTTTAAAGGGCAGGTAAGTAATCTTCTAATATCCTTTAGGGGTAATTTTGGTATGGGATGTTTTATTCTGTTCGCATTGGTTcgcatcttcggttcgcatcgCAGGTGTGGATACCGTCCCCCAATTCCTCCCCCAACCTCGCCGCCTtgcccgcctccgtcgccgtccgtaTCGCATTGGTTcgcatcttcggttcgcatcgCAGGTGTGGATACCGTCCCCCAAGTATGAACGATGAAACTGAAGAACAATAGTTTTTTGAAAGAAATATGAACAATATTAAATTGATTTTGCTGTGCATGTATGGCTTGCTGCCCTAGCGAACTGACCATTGATATTTAGATATGATTTAGCATGACATCTTCTGGTAGGATAAGACAAATGCgatatattttgacaaaaataGACAGGGGCTGCATTAACATTGGACTTGGCTTATTTTGCTAGTTTGTCAGCTAACTTGATTATGTCCATAGGAATCCACATGACCTGCAAAAGAGATTCAGGAATTGTGGCAACGATCTGACTACAAATAGGTCTTAATAAGCTGCAATGACCTGGCTCCGTTTCGGATCTTCCTTTTTTAAGGGTTTCGACAATGGTAGAATTATCAGAGAGGAGCATGTAACCGAAGTCATTGTGAAATACACAAATGCATATATTCTCCAGTGGTGctgaaaaaagaaacagagtTCTGAAACTACTGGATGATGTGCAACACAAAATTTGACTGTACAGctgaaatgaaaaaagaaaaattatctCTGAACAACCATTTTCAGAAAATGTATTTTAGTATAACAATTTATCGTACATACAAAATTTGCAGCCATTGTGGGGGAACTGTAGTAATTGCTCAATAGTTTAGAGTGGCAATGTATTTATGCAGTTGAtggttgttctttttttatatatacttaTGAGGTATAAAGGACGTAAGCTTATATTTGGGTGCTTGatctgtttgtttttttttgtacttTTCCGTAGGTGAGGTCTGACATAATGACTTCGAGCTATGTGAGCCTAGAGGATCAGGAAGAGTATAAAATGATGGGTACTGTGGTTTTTTCAAGCGAGGAGGAAGGTTACAAATTCTATTTAGACTATGCAAAGGGGAAGGGTTTCAGTGTGAGGAAAAACAACCTTAAACGGAAGGACGGTGAAATTATATGGAGGCAATTCGTATGCTCATGTGAAGGGTACAGGGAGTTGAAGCACTTTGAGAGGACAGAGCGGATAAGGGAGCCACGGGCACTGACCCGCTGCGGTTGCTTAGCTAAGCTTGAGATTGAGCGGAACGAGGAGAAGGGGGTGTGGTTTGTTAAGGAGTTTGATAACCAACATACGCACGAACTTGCAAATCCAGACCATGTTGCTTTTTTAGGAGTTCATCGTGTGATGAGTGATTCTAAGAAAGCCCAAGCGGTCGAGCTTCGCATGAGTGGCCTTAGGCCCTTTCAAGTCATGGAGGTTATGGAGAATAACCACGATGAGTTAGACGAGGTTGGTTTTGTGATGAAGGACCTTTATAATTTCTTTACGCGGTACGACATGAAGAATATCAAGGGTCATGATGCTGAAGATGTGTTGAAATATCTAACAAGGAAGCAAGAAGAAGATGCagaatttttcttcaaatacacCACGGATGAGGAAGGGCGTCTTAGGAATGTGTTTTGGGCAGATGCTGAATCACGTTTAGACTATGCTGCTTTTGGTGGTGTTGTTATTTTCGATAGCACTTACCGTGTGAACAAGTACAATCTTCCTTTCATTCCTTTCATAGGAGTTAACCACCACAGAAGTACAACAATTTTTGGGTGCGGAATTCTATCAAATGAGTCTGTCAACTCTTACTGTTGGCTCCTTGAGACTTTTTTGGAGGCAATGCGTCAAGTGCATCCAAAATCATTAATTACCGATGGCGACCTAGCAATGGCGAAGGCTATCAGTAAGGTAATGCCGGGTGCTTACCATAGATTGTGTACTTGGCATATAGAGGAGAATATGAGTCGTCACCTTCGTAAGCCAAAACTCGACGAGCTAAGAAAATTAATTTATGAGAGTATGGATGAAGAGGAGTTCGAGAGACGTTGGGCTGATTTTAAGGAGAATGGAGGCACGGGAAATGGACAATGGATCGCTCTGATGTACCGACTAAGGGAGAAATGGGCAGCTGCCTATACAGATGGGAAATACTTGTTGGGTATGCGCAGCAACCAACGTAGTGAGTCACTGAACTCAAAGCTTCACACCCTTCTAAAGAGAAACATGTCACTAATGTGCTTAGTCAAACATGTTAAGTTGTGCATACAAGGCCTGCGTAAGAAGGAGGCTCAGTTGGACGCTAAGTCTACCAATTCGGTCCCTTTTTGTAGAATAGACGCCGACCCATTGGAGAAAGACGCTGCCCGTATATACACCGCAGTCGTGTTCAAGAAAGTCCGTGCACAGATACGGCTAATTGCAGGACTTGAAGTCATCAGTGGGACTAATCAAGATGGTTCGTCATTGTATGTTGTTGGTTTGAAGGACGATAATGAGGTGTGGGATGAAGTGAGGGTTTCTTTTAAAGGCCAGGCTTTGGAAGGTGTGGAATGTCACTGTCGGAAGATGGAGTGCGAAGACATCCCTTGCTCACACATTTTTGTTGTAGTCAAGTTCCTTGGTTTTGACACCATCCCTCGTTGTTGTGTCGTGGATAGGTGGACAATGGGAGCAAAGGCGGCATTTAGGTCAGACAGGAATGCCGATCCTAATGTGTGGTCTGAACACATGGTTCGGTACCGTAGCCTCCGAAATCTAGGTAGTGATGCTTTCTTCGAGGCCGCTAGGAACCCTGAGCAGACAGAAAAGGCGATGGATTTCTTAAAGGGGATTTTGGATAAAGGATCGTCATCCGATGAGAACATCGTGGCCGGAGATTTTGGTCCTATGCCAACTCACTTTTCGTCTAGTAACCAGCCATTAGAGAAGAGAGTACTTGATCCTGAAGAGATTAGGGCAAAAGGAGCTCCATCGAAGAGACGAAGGCCATTCCGTGAGACATTGCACACAAATAACCAATAAGGTAATTGTGTctcacaaactttgtatattttgtattattggcattgtttttgttttggattAGTTTAATCTTTTCTCAAGATGTGCATATTAAGTGTTTCCGCTGGTGAATGCTTTTGGATTAGAAATGCTGTGAACTAAACTTTATTAGACAGTTATTGTTCAATCAAATGTTACTGTTCCTGGTTGAATTCCATGGAATGGAAATTCGAAATAGTTTTAAAATGATATATGGAGATTTTCTTTATTGGGAAGGATATACTTGTACATAGTCTTAGTTGAACATAGTCTGGGGTAACAATTCAGGTTCAGACAAGAGACTTGTAATCAGGAGACAGATCATGGCAAGAACACAAGATTACTTGTGCCATTAATACTGAAAACTTTTTTTGtttggggagggggggggggtattCTTCTAGTTACACCCTCCTCTGAATCCATTTCAATTTCGTTTGCTGACTGTTTCCTATTTCTACCAGTTCAGTGGCTCCAATCTTAGCAATAGGTGAAGAACAGACTCCTTTTCTATAGCCATCAAGACTGCATGCATGGGAACAGATCATTTTGCTGTGTGCATCAGGTAAAATCTCTTCTGAAAGTTAGGCGTGCGTTTCCATATGTGCAGAAACATTGCAGCAGTTTTTAATCAGATCTTGTAAGTTATAAGGTACAATA
This window of the Oryza sativa Japonica Group chromosome 4, ASM3414082v1 genome carries:
- the LOC136356188 gene encoding protein FAR1-RELATED SEQUENCE 5-like, with product MTSSYVSLEDQEEYKMMGTVVFSSEEEGYKFYLDYAKGKGFSVRKNNLKRKDGEIIWRQFVCSCEGYRELKHFERTERIREPRALTRCGCLAKLEIERNEEKGVWFVKEFDNQHTHELANPDHVAFLGVHRVMSDSKKAQAVELRMSGLRPFQVMEVMENNHDELDEVGFVMKDLYNFFTRYDMKNIKGHDAEDVLKYLTRKQEEDAEFFFKYTTDEEGRLRNVFWADAESRLDYAAFGGVVIFDSTYRVNKYNLPFIPFIGVNHHRSTTIFGCGILSNESVNSYCWLLETFLEAMRQVHPKSLITDGDLAMAKAISKVMPGAYHRLCTWHIEENMSRHLRKPKLDELRKLIYESMDEEEFERRWADFKENGGTGNGQWIALMYRLREKWAAAYTDGKYLLGMRSNQRSESLNSKLHTLLKRNMSLMCLVKHVKLCIQGLRKKEAQLDAKSTNSVPFCRIDADPLEKDAARIYTAVVFKKVRAQIRLIAGLEVISGTNQDGSSLYVVGLKDDNEVWDEVRVSFKGQALEGVECHCRKMECEDIPCSHIFVVVKFLGFDTIPRCCVVDRWTMGAKAAFRSDRNADPNVWSEHMVRYRSLRNLGSDAFFEAARNPEQTEKAMDFLKGILDKGSSSDENIVAGDFGPMPTHFSSSNQPLEKRVLDPEEIRAKGAPSKRRRPFRETLHTNNQ